One segment of Carya illinoinensis cultivar Pawnee chromosome 1, C.illinoinensisPawnee_v1, whole genome shotgun sequence DNA contains the following:
- the LOC122282951 gene encoding MYB-like transcription factor ODO1 produces the protein MAHRPACCNKQKVKKGLWSPEEDEKLIKYISTNGHGSWSSVPRLAGLERCGKSCRLRWLNYLRPDLKRGRFSPREEALVIELHSILGNRWSRIAKHLPGRTDNEVKNFWNSTISKKLLYHDAVPAFATFPLIDYPSGLEENENPNLILSSQPGQLLQLPPPITVLQVLDHGDERSGQSNYSPTAWFHFQPPIPPQSDSSSSCETWSVGYNDQPNHQLDPNEQDHLNLISPDVVPYLARFPATDYPSGSEDTGLNASPNLFLNSQQDRLHLASQITMAQALDHGDYRLGLNNCCPTAVHFPLAVSALSDSSYKTWSLGFENFCKGATPHEGSGLINNPSIPEPPNYKTNARLECHEMPELFEVVNGSIN, from the exons ATGGCACATCGCCCTGCATGTTGCAACAAACAAAAAGTGAAGAAAGGGCTATGGTCACCAGAGGAGGATGAGAAACTCATCAAGTACATTTCGACCAATGGCCATGGTAGTTGGAGCTCAGTTCCTAGACTTGCCG GCCTAGAGAGATGTGGAAAGAGCTGCAGACTCAGATGGCTAAATTATCTCCGACCAGACTTGAAACGTGGGAGGTTCTCTCCCCGAGAAGAAGCTCTAGTCATTGAACTCCATAGCATTCTTGGTAACAG GTGGTCTCGGATAGCCAAGCACCTACCTGGAAGAACAGATAATGAGGTGAAGAATTTTTGGAACTCAACTATAAGCAAGAAGCTCCTTTACCATGATGCTGTTCCTGCTTTTGCAACCTTTCCTCTTATCGACTATCCTAGTGGTTTAGAGGAAAAtgaaaaccctaatttgatcCTAAGCTCTCAACCAGGCCAGCTACTCCAGCTTCCCCCTCCAATCACAGTGCTGCAAGTCCTGGATCATGGCGATGAAAGGTCAGGACAAAGCAATTATAGTCCCACAGCttggtttcattttcaacctCCAATCCCGCCACAATCAGATTCATCTTCTTCGTGTGAAACTTGGTCTGTGGGGTACAACGATCAACCCAATCATCAACTTGATCCCAACGAACAAGACCATCTGAATCTTATTTCTCCTGATGTCGTTCCTTATTTAGCAAGATTTCCTGCTACTGATTATCCTAGCGGTTCAGAGGATACTGGTTTAAATGCGAGCCCTAATTTGTTCCTAAACTCTCAACAAGACCGCCTACATCTCGCCTCTCAAATCACGATGGCACAAGCTTTAGATCATGGTGATTATAGATTAGGACTGAACAATTGTTGTCCAACTGCGGTTCATTTCCCACTTGCAGTCTCAGCATTATCAGACTCTTCTTACAAAACTTGGTCACTGGGGTTTGAAAATTTCTGCAAAGGAGCAACTCCACATGAGGGTAGTGGCCTTATCAACAATCCAAGTATCCCAGAACCTCCGAATTATAAGACTAACGCAAGATTGGAATGCCACGAAATGCCGGAACTCTTTGAGGTCGTTAACGgtagtattaattaa